A genomic region of Leptotrichia hofstadii contains the following coding sequences:
- a CDS encoding ABC-F family ATP-binding cassette domain-containing protein, giving the protein MSLVQFNKVYKQFAGEYILRDVNFTIEERDKIGLVGVNGAGKSTIIRMLLGEERIDGNENNLNEFGEIVKSGATKIGYLSQNTEFSDEKNTIYEEMMTIFEEERKIWDEIQKVNMLLGTANEDEMEKLINKSAELSSIYEAKNGYEIEYKIKQVLTGLELTGEYENLLLQDLSGGERTRVSLAKLLLSEPDLLILDEPTNHLDLISIEWLEDYLKRYNKAFLLVSHDRIFLDNVCTKIFELENKKLHKYDGNFSSFILQKEMILKGEIKRYEKEQEKIKKMEEYIDRFRAGIKARQAKGRQKILDRIERMEDPVFNPQRMRLKFETAKMSGENVLKVRNLSKSFDGKKVLNNINFELFRGERVGIIGKNGIGKSTLLKILLDKLPKDTGEIEFGTRLKIGYYDQNHQEFSQENTILQEINNSLDLTEEYLRTLAGGFLFSGDDVQKKISMLSGGERVRVAFLKLYMEKANFLILDEPTNHLDVYSIEVLEDALEDFDGTMLVVSHNRHFLDTVCNTIYCLDENGLTKFKGNYEDYKESLKTAKSASQGTDLETKEEKKLSYQEQKEQSRKIAKLKRDIEKLEKEMEKITEMRENLNAEYEKAGKENNMEKLMEVQEKLDRLEEEEMEKMEEWDVKSGELESLEQDLISFGKNLKGMKNNF; this is encoded by the coding sequence ATGAGTTTAGTTCAGTTTAACAAGGTATATAAGCAATTTGCGGGGGAATATATTTTGAGAGATGTTAATTTTACGATTGAAGAAAGAGACAAGATTGGGCTTGTGGGGGTAAATGGGGCTGGGAAGTCTACGATTATCAGGATGCTTTTGGGGGAAGAGCGGATTGATGGGAATGAGAATAATCTTAATGAGTTTGGGGAAATTGTGAAAAGTGGGGCTACAAAAATTGGGTATTTGTCACAGAATACAGAGTTTTCAGATGAAAAAAATACGATTTATGAGGAAATGATGACTATTTTTGAGGAAGAGAGAAAAATCTGGGATGAGATTCAGAAAGTTAATATGCTTTTAGGAACAGCGAACGAAGATGAAATGGAAAAGCTGATTAACAAGTCTGCTGAACTTTCTTCTATTTACGAGGCAAAAAATGGTTATGAGATTGAATACAAGATTAAGCAGGTGCTTACAGGACTTGAGCTTACTGGAGAATATGAGAATTTGCTATTGCAGGATTTGAGCGGTGGGGAAAGAACACGTGTTTCACTTGCAAAACTGCTTTTATCTGAACCTGACTTGCTGATTCTGGACGAGCCGACAAACCATTTGGACTTGATTTCGATTGAGTGGCTTGAGGATTATTTGAAAAGGTATAATAAGGCGTTTTTGCTTGTTTCTCACGATAGAATATTTTTGGATAATGTCTGTACAAAAATTTTTGAGTTGGAAAATAAAAAATTACACAAGTATGATGGCAACTTTTCATCGTTTATTCTTCAAAAAGAGATGATTTTGAAGGGGGAAATCAAGCGGTATGAGAAGGAGCAGGAAAAGATTAAGAAAATGGAGGAATATATTGACAGATTTCGAGCTGGAATAAAGGCAAGACAGGCGAAAGGACGGCAAAAAATACTGGATAGAATTGAGAGAATGGAAGATCCTGTATTTAATCCACAAAGAATGAGGCTAAAATTTGAAACGGCTAAAATGAGTGGGGAAAATGTTTTGAAAGTTAGAAACTTGTCTAAAAGCTTTGACGGGAAAAAAGTTTTGAATAATATAAATTTTGAGCTTTTTCGTGGAGAAAGAGTTGGAATTATTGGAAAAAATGGGATTGGAAAATCTACGCTTTTAAAAATACTTTTGGATAAATTGCCGAAGGATACAGGGGAAATTGAGTTTGGAACAAGGCTAAAAATCGGATATTATGATCAGAATCATCAGGAATTTTCGCAAGAAAATACGATTTTACAGGAAATAAACAATTCACTTGATTTGACAGAAGAATATTTGCGAACACTCGCAGGTGGATTTTTGTTTTCTGGAGATGATGTGCAGAAAAAAATCAGTATGCTAAGCGGTGGAGAAAGAGTCCGTGTGGCATTTTTGAAACTTTATATGGAAAAAGCCAATTTTTTGATTTTAGATGAGCCAACTAACCATTTGGATGTTTATTCCATCGAAGTGCTGGAGGATGCTTTGGAGGATTTTGACGGAACAATGCTAGTCGTTTCCCACAACAGACACTTTTTAGACACGGTCTGCAACACAATTTACTGCCTTGACGAAAACGGACTTACAAAATTCAAAGGAAATTACGAAGACTACAAAGAAAGCCTAAAAACAGCAAAATCAGCTTCTCAGGGAACAGACCTAGAAACGAAGGAAGAGAAAAAACTTTCATATCAGGAGCAGAAGGAACAGTCAAGAAAAATCGCAAAATTGAAACGTGATATTGAAAAACTGGAAAAGGAAATGGAAAAAATCACAGAAATGAGAGAAAACTTAAACGCTGAATACGAAAAAGCTGGAAAAGAAAATAATATGGAAAAACTGATGGAAGTGCAGGAAAAGCTGGACAGGCTGGAAGAAGAAGAGATGGAGAAAATGGAAGAATGGGATGTGAAAAGTGGGGAGTTGGAGAGTTTGGAGCAGGATTTAATTTCATTTGGAAAAAATTTAAAAGGAATGAAAAATAATTTTTAA
- a CDS encoding MFS transporter, which produces MDKEHSIENTKKYAILEVMFFNGYSVGMQSFVLLSLAIYFNMSSFFISIVSSLPTAGYLLQIFTKRVNLLLGSRKRTMVIAATVSRLVICVMPFAVFFDIRRQEVYFAVMFIYALVSPFSNNVWTAVMTKIIDKRERGKYFGKRNLFSSLSTVVYTLLYGYVLSMPDRKTAMLILTMAMSLSAIGSAIFMCLHYVPDSESDMKKVSIKTAFKNKNFVVYLKFASVWLFTWEFLKPMTEYYRIKVLGVNTMFISQMGVLTAVLSSILYLVYGKLSDKYGNKTMLRMGIFFTTYYVLTYFSMTQDNKMSMLFAAAVIDAIGFTAITLSLLNLMMEVSGEPADAYVGAYAMVSGLSAILAGLFGGILGKFINNGVIYIFGEQFYTIRFAFVIGFILRLFSLLELTRVYSFEKTFVYPGGSSRIKSMFSKIMFSGSRYVIHSNKGKNEDSDEQNVDKEEDVSGKSNESKKEL; this is translated from the coding sequence ATGGATAAGGAACATTCAATAGAAAATACGAAAAAATATGCGATACTGGAGGTTATGTTCTTTAATGGATATTCAGTGGGAATGCAGAGTTTTGTGCTTTTGAGCCTGGCGATTTATTTTAATATGAGTTCTTTTTTTATATCAATTGTATCATCATTGCCAACAGCAGGATATTTGCTGCAGATATTTACTAAGCGGGTAAATCTTCTGCTTGGGAGCAGGAAAAGGACGATGGTGATAGCGGCGACTGTTTCAAGGCTGGTTATTTGTGTTATGCCTTTTGCTGTTTTTTTTGATATAAGAAGGCAGGAAGTCTATTTTGCGGTAATGTTTATTTATGCTCTTGTTTCACCTTTTTCAAATAATGTCTGGACAGCTGTGATGACGAAAATTATTGATAAAAGGGAAAGAGGGAAGTATTTTGGGAAACGTAATTTATTTTCGTCGTTGTCTACTGTGGTTTATACTTTGCTTTATGGATATGTCTTGTCAATGCCAGATAGGAAAACTGCAATGCTCATCTTGACAATGGCAATGTCGCTTTCAGCAATAGGATCAGCGATATTTATGTGTCTTCATTATGTGCCTGATTCAGAAAGCGATATGAAAAAAGTGAGCATAAAGACAGCATTTAAAAATAAAAATTTTGTCGTTTATCTAAAATTTGCTTCTGTGTGGCTGTTTACATGGGAATTTCTAAAGCCAATGACAGAATATTACAGAATAAAAGTGCTTGGTGTAAATACAATGTTTATTTCCCAAATGGGAGTCCTAACAGCGGTATTGTCAAGCATACTTTATCTAGTTTATGGAAAATTGTCTGATAAATACGGAAACAAGACAATGTTAAGAATGGGAATATTTTTTACAACATATTATGTGCTTACCTATTTTTCAATGACTCAAGACAATAAAATGTCAATGCTTTTTGCAGCCGCAGTAATTGATGCGATAGGATTTACAGCGATAACATTAAGTTTACTGAATCTTATGATGGAAGTTTCAGGCGAGCCTGCTGATGCTTATGTAGGAGCTTATGCGATGGTTTCAGGGCTTTCAGCAATATTGGCCGGATTATTTGGTGGAATACTGGGAAAATTTATAAATAACGGAGTAATTTATATTTTTGGGGAACAATTTTACACAATAAGATTTGCCTTTGTTATAGGATTTATTTTAAGATTATTTTCATTGCTGGAATTAACGAGAGTTTATTCCTTTGAAAAAACATTTGTATATCCTGGCGGAAGCAGCCGAATAAAAAGCATGTTTTCAAAAATAATGTTTTCAGGATCAAGATACGTTATTCATTCTAATAAAGGAAAAAATGAAGATTCTGATGAACAAAATGTAGATAAGGAAGAGGATGTTAGTGGTAAATCTAATGAAAGTAAGAAAGAACTGTAA
- the crcB gene encoding fluoride efflux transporter CrcB, producing the protein MKFLMIGIGGGIGAILRYLISAVPMKVSFPVQTFVTNVLGAILIGVVVEVVAGKQVSQNWSLFWRVGICGGFTTFSTFSLETYNLIEKGNTWIALGYAVLSVVLSVVGVFIGRGIVRAA; encoded by the coding sequence ATGAAATTTTTGATGATTGGAATTGGTGGGGGAATTGGGGCGATTCTTCGGTATTTGATTAGTGCTGTGCCTATGAAAGTGAGTTTTCCTGTGCAGACTTTTGTTACAAATGTTTTGGGAGCAATATTGATTGGGGTTGTTGTTGAGGTGGTGGCTGGAAAGCAGGTTTCACAGAATTGGAGTTTATTCTGGAGAGTGGGAATTTGTGGAGGATTTACGACGTTTTCTACATTTTCGCTGGAAACGTATAACTTGATTGAGAAGGGGAACACCTGGATTGCATTGGGATATGCGGTTTTGAGCGTTGTGCTGTCGGTTGTGGGAGTTTTTATTGGAAGAGGGATTGTTAGAGCGGCATAA
- a CDS encoding DUF937 domain-containing protein produces the protein MNLEALLGLLQGQDLGKLAEQVGGNSTEVKNGVAAALPAILAAVNKNANNSEKAEGLNNALNQHDGSVLNNLDNYLKNPDLKDGAGILGHLFGNNTQNIANAVSQSSGLDTQGSMKILQTLAPLVLGALGQQKKENNLDAQGIGNLTSNLAANFAGEGGIMSMVTNLLDSNKDGNVMDDVMGLVGKFFGGKK, from the coding sequence ATGAATTTAGAAGCATTATTAGGATTATTACAAGGACAGGATTTAGGAAAACTGGCTGAACAGGTTGGGGGAAACAGCACGGAAGTTAAAAATGGCGTTGCAGCGGCATTACCGGCAATATTGGCAGCAGTTAATAAAAATGCAAATAACAGTGAAAAAGCGGAAGGATTGAATAACGCATTGAATCAGCATGATGGTTCAGTATTAAACAATCTGGATAATTATTTAAAAAATCCTGATTTGAAGGATGGAGCAGGAATTTTGGGACATTTATTTGGAAATAATACTCAAAATATAGCAAATGCCGTTTCACAATCAAGCGGGCTTGATACTCAAGGAAGCATGAAAATATTACAAACTTTAGCTCCCCTTGTATTGGGTGCATTGGGACAGCAAAAAAAGGAAAATAATCTGGATGCACAAGGAATCGGAAATTTGACATCTAACCTTGCGGCAAATTTCGCAGGAGAAGGTGGAATTATGAGCATGGTTACAAATCTTTTAGATTCAAATAAAGATGGAAATGTTATGGATGATGTAATGGGATTAGTTGGGAAATTTTTTGGCGGTAAAAAATAA